One region of Natronorubrum aibiense genomic DNA includes:
- a CDS encoding DUF368 domain-containing protein, with the protein MREFLAVYLKGISMGSADVVPGVSGATIALIVGIYDRLIRAITSIDPRAFRPALRPHDPEARATLRTELERIELPFLLTLGLGIGTAVVILSRVMHGAATTYPVPTYGFFFGLIAASAIVLYGAIGTWTGGRLLVSAVAIVLAFVVTGVTADGVPHSPLVVFVAGAIAICAMVLPGVSGAFFLLILGQYEYMTGTLSTFVDGLIGLLEGDAIAPVIESGTVVAVFGVGAVLGLFTMAHVVGYALERYRAATLAFLVSLMVGSLRLPVTEVWTNLGESSTGTPVAAVVAGIVGAGAVLLVDRYTDDLEY; encoded by the coding sequence ATGCGGGAGTTTCTCGCCGTATACCTGAAAGGGATCTCGATGGGGTCGGCAGACGTCGTCCCCGGTGTATCGGGCGCGACGATCGCGTTGATCGTCGGGATCTACGATCGGCTGATCCGAGCGATCACGTCGATCGATCCGCGAGCGTTTCGACCCGCACTTCGACCCCACGACCCCGAAGCACGGGCGACCCTCCGGACGGAACTCGAGCGGATCGAACTCCCGTTTTTGCTCACGCTCGGATTAGGGATCGGGACGGCGGTCGTAATCCTCTCGCGGGTGATGCACGGGGCGGCGACGACGTACCCGGTGCCGACGTACGGCTTTTTCTTCGGGTTGATCGCGGCGTCGGCGATCGTCCTCTACGGAGCGATCGGGACGTGGACCGGCGGCCGGCTGTTGGTCTCGGCAGTCGCGATCGTGCTCGCGTTCGTCGTGACGGGCGTGACGGCGGACGGCGTCCCGCATAGCCCGCTGGTGGTCTTCGTCGCCGGTGCGATCGCCATCTGTGCGATGGTCCTGCCGGGCGTCTCCGGGGCCTTTTTCCTCCTGATTCTGGGCCAGTACGAGTACATGACTGGCACGCTGAGTACGTTCGTCGACGGACTGATCGGGCTGCTCGAGGGTGACGCGATCGCGCCCGTGATCGAATCCGGCACGGTCGTCGCCGTCTTCGGTGTCGGCGCGGTGCTCGGTCTGTTCACGATGGCCCACGTGGTGGGATACGCGCTCGAGCGCTATCGGGCAGCGACGCTCGCGTTTTTAGTGAGTCTGATGGTCGGATCGTTGCGACTGCCGGTCACGGAAGTCTGGACCAATCTCGGAGAGTCGTCCACCGGAACGCCCGTCGCGGCCGTCGTCGCGGGTATCGTCGGTGCGGGCGCGGTCTTGCTCGTCGACCGCTACACTGACGACCTCGAGTACTGA
- a CDS encoding alkaline phosphatase family protein — translation MGTNIYEREWDVLVVLDACRVDTLREVADEYDFIADVDTMWSVGSQSDEWMANTFTETYRDEIERTHYVTGNGHAGQLFERGTLPPKNNTTPLDFSRWNLVDLSTFDAVDMVWRDYHDDTYQVALPRVMTDHAIKAGRENDPDRLIVHYMQPHLPYLGRALDEGRPLTDLEQEGYQQLETGDADREDVYELYMHTLRLVLDDLEVLLENIDAETVAITADHGEAFGEFHAYGHPEGFPHPVVKQVPWVEASATDQRTREPDLDAGRSEAIDVEEHLRDLGYR, via the coding sequence TTGGGTACGAACATCTACGAACGTGAGTGGGACGTCCTCGTGGTTCTGGACGCCTGTCGGGTCGACACGCTTCGCGAAGTCGCAGACGAGTACGACTTCATTGCGGACGTCGACACGATGTGGTCGGTCGGAAGTCAGTCGGACGAGTGGATGGCGAACACGTTCACTGAGACATATCGAGACGAGATTGAACGAACGCACTACGTAACCGGGAACGGTCATGCAGGACAGTTGTTCGAACGCGGCACCTTACCGCCGAAGAACAACACGACGCCACTGGATTTTTCTCGGTGGAATCTCGTCGACCTGTCGACGTTCGATGCGGTCGATATGGTGTGGCGTGACTACCACGACGACACGTATCAAGTGGCGCTTCCGCGAGTAATGACCGATCACGCGATCAAAGCGGGGAGGGAAAACGACCCTGATCGACTGATAGTTCACTACATGCAGCCACACCTGCCATACCTCGGCCGTGCACTAGATGAAGGTCGGCCGCTGACTGACCTCGAGCAAGAAGGGTATCAGCAACTCGAGACGGGAGATGCTGACCGCGAGGATGTCTACGAACTATACATGCACACACTCCGCCTCGTTCTCGATGACCTCGAGGTTCTACTGGAGAACATCGATGCTGAAACCGTCGCGATTACTGCTGACCACGGCGAAGCGTTCGGAGAGTTTCACGCATACGGTCATCCGGAGGGATTTCCACATCCGGTCGTAAAGCAGGTCCCGTGGGTAGAAGCGTCAGCGACCGATCAGAGAACGCGAGAACCGGATTTGGATGCCGGTCGAAGTGAAGCGATAGACGTGGAAGAGCACCTCCGCGATCTTGGGTATCGGTGA
- a CDS encoding Cdc6/Cdc18 family protein produces the protein MNLEERIARRRSARKDREIIVDRDDLSPVVHRSEPVGRGPVLEQLLDALEPVFDGELPPPVAVIGPTGSGTSAIITALFDALNDRLSESTRTIGTTTRAGSTGPVTWFVYVDGRRVESAFAFYRAVLSVLSSDPVPKSGVGTGELRDRLQTRLAQPNHRAVIALDHHDEPESLAYDRIDDLLEPVADSVSTVAVGQREPDDWNDERPSVPVPAYRNHELVDVVTDRASTGLAAGVLDHESIRDVATWADGNAHDALAALFGAGVLATDDGSDRIEPHHLEMAQEHVPENGVHLDRVLSLSKTRQQVLSDLVAVDSADRPIREVAAEIASRSSLTAGTVKRFLYELADRGIIERVPLPANGSGRRPSAVVPRFPTIVFRALGPATNN, from the coding sequence ATGAATTTAGAAGAGCGCATCGCCCGGCGACGGTCAGCACGAAAGGACCGGGAGATTATCGTCGACCGTGACGACCTCAGTCCGGTCGTGCACCGCTCGGAGCCGGTGGGACGGGGACCCGTCTTAGAGCAGTTGCTCGATGCCCTCGAGCCGGTGTTCGACGGCGAGTTGCCGCCGCCGGTAGCTGTGATCGGTCCCACGGGATCGGGCACGTCGGCGATCATCACGGCGCTGTTCGACGCGTTGAACGACCGACTGAGCGAGTCGACCCGGACGATCGGCACGACGACGCGTGCCGGCAGTACCGGGCCGGTGACGTGGTTCGTTTACGTCGACGGGCGACGCGTCGAGAGCGCCTTCGCCTTCTACCGGGCCGTGTTGTCCGTCCTTTCGAGCGATCCCGTTCCCAAAAGCGGCGTCGGCACCGGCGAACTCCGCGACCGGCTCCAGACCCGACTGGCCCAGCCGAACCACCGTGCAGTGATCGCGCTCGACCACCACGACGAGCCCGAATCCCTCGCCTACGACCGGATCGACGACCTGCTCGAGCCGGTCGCCGACAGCGTTTCGACCGTCGCTGTTGGACAGCGCGAACCCGACGACTGGAACGACGAACGACCGAGCGTACCGGTTCCCGCCTATCGAAACCACGAACTCGTCGATGTTGTGACCGACCGCGCTTCGACCGGCCTCGCCGCGGGCGTGCTGGATCACGAGTCGATCCGTGACGTCGCAACGTGGGCAGACGGCAATGCACACGATGCGCTCGCCGCCCTGTTCGGTGCTGGCGTGCTCGCGACCGATGATGGCAGCGACCGGATCGAACCGCACCACCTCGAGATGGCACAGGAGCACGTCCCAGAAAACGGCGTTCACCTGGACCGCGTGCTGTCGCTCTCGAAGACGCGTCAGCAGGTACTCTCCGACCTCGTCGCCGTCGACTCGGCCGACAGACCCATCCGCGAGGTCGCCGCAGAGATCGCCAGCCGGTCGTCGCTGACTGCGGGGACGGTCAAACGCTTTCTCTACGAACTGGCCGATCGCGGCATCATCGAACGCGTCCCGCTGCCCGCAAACGGGAGCGGCCGTCGACCCAGCGCCGTCGTCCCGCGGTTTCCAACGATCGTGTTTCGGGCGCTGGGACCAGCCACGAACAATTGA
- a CDS encoding lipopolysaccharide biosynthesis protein — MKYGRTSIVNFLSQLAMSVSGFVATIVLTRTLGQDQYGTYIVVLSVLSWVAIAGEFGLPQAIRKRVSEGNNGNYVVAGAVTQFALYGIVAISLWIARPYLNDFMNIDATWILVVMLAVRLALVFVQTVLDGQHLVHVSSLLSPVEWTSRSIVQIVLVLTGFGIAGAFTGYVVGAVVAVAIGAYFVTIPNKPPSRQEFYRLKSYAQFSWLSSIKGRTFLSMDTIILAIFVSHSLIAVYEIAWNLASLFAIFGASISRTLFPEMSKLSSEKESDQVAGLLRVSLAYAGLFIIPGLVGAALVGDVVLTVYGSGFETGYYVLLVLTFARLLYGYMDQFLSTINALDHPELTFHINAVFVAVNLTLNLVLTWQFGWYGAAAATTLSAGIGLLLGYHYANRVVNVDLPAGEIAKQCLSAGTMAVVVFVARVTVGDSLPIVIVLIGIGAAVYFSVLLALSREFRTTVENNLPFRLPVFSSE, encoded by the coding sequence ATGAAATATGGCCGCACATCCATAGTGAATTTCCTGTCCCAGCTTGCGATGTCGGTCTCGGGATTTGTCGCAACCATTGTCCTCACGCGTACACTTGGACAAGACCAATACGGGACGTACATCGTTGTGTTGTCTGTACTCTCCTGGGTGGCAATTGCTGGAGAGTTCGGCTTGCCACAGGCGATTCGAAAACGCGTCAGCGAGGGTAACAACGGCAACTACGTTGTCGCCGGCGCGGTCACGCAGTTCGCGCTGTACGGCATCGTCGCTATTTCTCTTTGGATTGCCCGCCCCTATTTGAACGACTTCATGAATATTGACGCGACGTGGATTCTCGTCGTAATGTTGGCTGTGCGGCTTGCACTCGTCTTTGTTCAAACGGTTCTTGACGGCCAGCACCTTGTGCACGTGTCGAGTCTTCTTTCCCCAGTCGAATGGACGAGCCGAAGTATCGTCCAGATTGTATTAGTGCTCACTGGATTCGGCATCGCCGGTGCGTTTACCGGGTACGTCGTCGGTGCCGTTGTCGCGGTCGCTATCGGTGCGTACTTCGTTACGATACCCAATAAACCGCCGTCTCGGCAGGAATTCTACCGGTTGAAATCGTATGCACAGTTCTCGTGGCTCAGTTCGATTAAGGGTCGAACGTTCTTGTCGATGGACACAATTATCCTCGCGATCTTTGTCTCCCACAGCCTCATCGCCGTCTACGAAATTGCGTGGAACCTCGCATCTCTATTTGCCATCTTCGGTGCGTCTATCTCCCGAACGTTGTTCCCGGAGATGAGCAAGTTATCGTCAGAAAAAGAATCCGACCAAGTCGCTGGGTTGTTGCGTGTCAGTCTCGCGTACGCTGGACTGTTCATCATACCGGGGCTGGTCGGCGCCGCGCTCGTCGGTGACGTCGTTCTGACTGTCTACGGATCTGGGTTCGAAACTGGATACTACGTTCTCCTCGTGCTCACGTTCGCGCGGCTCCTATACGGCTATATGGACCAGTTCCTGTCGACGATCAACGCGCTTGACCACCCGGAGCTCACGTTCCATATCAATGCTGTTTTCGTCGCAGTGAACCTCACACTGAACCTCGTTCTCACGTGGCAGTTCGGCTGGTACGGTGCGGCAGCAGCGACAACTCTCTCTGCCGGTATCGGCCTCTTGCTCGGCTACCACTACGCCAACCGGGTTGTCAACGTCGACCTACCGGCCGGTGAAATAGCTAAACAGTGCTTATCCGCCGGTACAATGGCTGTGGTCGTTTTCGTCGCTCGTGTCACTGTCGGTGATTCGTTGCCCATCGTTATCGTGTTGATCGGCATTGGCGCCGCCGTCTACTTCTCTGTCCTCCTTGCGCTCTCTCGAGAGTTCCGGACGACTGTCGAGAACAACCTCCCGTTCCGGTTGCCAGTGTTCTCCTCGGAGTGA
- a CDS encoding oligosaccharyl transferase, archaeosortase A system-associated: MSTDTEHVDDGAETSPSFLQTWADWYHIPIIGVVMLFMFWVRTQAYGRFVTEDGTPALGGIDSWYHWRTIEWTAENYPNTMPYEIWTGFPTGNYVGQFGTLFDQLIVTVAMIVGLGDPSTSTLYSVALLTVPAMAALVAIPVFYMGRRLGGTVGGLVSVVVLALAPGSFLYRTTVGQLQHHVAEVLFMAIAVLSMMVALRVAEREQPIYELVVDKDWETLRQPAIYSVLAGLALTLYIWVWPSGVVLIGIFGVFFAVQLCLDYVRGVSPDHVAFVGATSLGVTTLTTLLLLEEPGTSVTSFGYLQPGTALLVAVGSLFMAWLAREWNDRGIDRRYYPAAIAGLIVAALGLMWLVLPEFYNTLVGNLTGRLLPLNPDAGTLTISEAQPPEDFASHVFDEFGAAFYTMLAGIALLVARPLFGREYRAEYTLILVWSAFLISMAATQLRFAYYLVLAVAVVNAVFVADVVRIFDLDIRGGIDSLRQIETYQIIVLVLVVLLLFAPLLPPIAADTDTAWNRSENVGPHNEAMVWEESNHWLAENTPEPGDWGGADNASELEYYGTYEYPEGADYDYPEGAYGVMSWWDYGHLITTQGERIPHSNPFQQNARSSSAFLTAESEQRGELVLDAIAAGESPRGTDVHTNEDLKAMAEGASHEEMRYVMIDHAMAGGKFPAITQWTGPDYTHYMTPDDYQPGQPIAADELAETFGEVPYYDTMLSQLYFDDAAGMEHYRVVHENEEAGPAIFASYAQVYTADAFPQQTAQQLESWGYEDGDVLYVNEGEPAPPGEGQLAVQINQRVNQQQLFQLEQGPTTELFDARSAATVKTFERVEGATLTGTVADEGDLLESNDTVTATVELETNADRTFNYTQEADLAEDGSFELTVPYATNDELGVEDGYTNSSVEAVGDYTLTVGEPGEQGYEAQTAVPESDVIEGEAIDDIEFERVELEETDEQTDDTTADDGTAAENMDDQDAATDDGTAANDTAEN; encoded by the coding sequence ATGAGTACGGACACTGAACACGTCGACGACGGGGCTGAAACGTCGCCGTCGTTCCTCCAGACGTGGGCCGACTGGTATCACATCCCCATCATCGGGGTGGTGATGCTGTTTATGTTCTGGGTACGGACCCAGGCGTACGGGCGATTCGTCACCGAGGACGGCACGCCCGCGCTGGGTGGCATCGACTCCTGGTATCACTGGCGGACGATCGAGTGGACGGCAGAGAACTACCCGAACACGATGCCCTACGAGATATGGACCGGGTTTCCGACGGGGAATTACGTCGGTCAGTTCGGGACGCTGTTCGACCAGCTCATCGTCACCGTCGCGATGATCGTCGGTCTCGGTGATCCGTCGACGAGCACGCTTTACTCCGTTGCGTTGCTCACTGTCCCCGCGATGGCGGCGCTCGTCGCGATCCCAGTCTTCTACATGGGGCGACGGCTCGGCGGTACCGTCGGCGGGCTCGTCTCGGTCGTCGTGCTCGCGCTCGCGCCGGGGTCGTTCCTCTATCGGACGACTGTCGGCCAACTCCAACATCACGTCGCCGAAGTGCTGTTCATGGCGATCGCCGTCCTCTCGATGATGGTCGCGTTGCGCGTCGCCGAACGCGAACAGCCGATCTACGAACTCGTCGTCGACAAGGACTGGGAAACGCTTCGACAACCGGCCATCTACAGCGTACTTGCCGGGCTCGCCCTGACGCTCTACATCTGGGTCTGGCCGTCCGGCGTCGTGCTGATCGGTATCTTCGGCGTGTTCTTCGCCGTTCAACTCTGTCTCGACTACGTTCGCGGCGTCTCTCCCGACCACGTCGCGTTCGTCGGTGCGACTAGCCTCGGTGTGACGACACTGACGACGCTGCTCTTGCTCGAGGAGCCGGGAACGAGCGTCACGAGTTTCGGCTATCTCCAACCGGGGACGGCGCTGCTCGTCGCGGTCGGCAGCCTCTTTATGGCTTGGCTCGCACGCGAGTGGAACGACCGTGGCATCGACCGGCGCTACTATCCAGCCGCGATCGCTGGGCTCATCGTCGCAGCCCTCGGGCTCATGTGGCTGGTGCTTCCGGAGTTCTACAACACGCTCGTGGGCAACCTCACGGGTCGGCTGTTGCCACTCAATCCGGATGCTGGGACGCTCACAATCTCGGAAGCCCAGCCGCCAGAGGACTTCGCCAGCCACGTGTTCGACGAGTTCGGTGCGGCCTTTTACACGATGCTCGCGGGGATTGCGCTGCTCGTCGCGCGGCCGTTGTTTGGCCGTGAGTACCGTGCCGAGTACACGCTAATCCTCGTCTGGTCTGCGTTCTTGATCAGTATGGCTGCGACGCAGCTTCGCTTCGCGTACTACCTCGTGCTGGCGGTTGCAGTCGTCAACGCCGTCTTCGTCGCGGACGTCGTCCGGATCTTCGACCTCGATATTCGGGGCGGCATCGATTCGCTTCGCCAGATCGAGACCTATCAGATCATCGTGTTGGTGCTGGTCGTCTTGCTGCTGTTCGCCCCGCTGTTGCCACCGATCGCGGCCGACACCGACACAGCGTGGAATCGCAGCGAAAACGTCGGTCCGCACAACGAAGCCATGGTCTGGGAGGAATCGAACCACTGGCTCGCAGAGAACACGCCCGAACCGGGAGACTGGGGCGGTGCGGACAACGCCTCCGAACTCGAGTACTACGGCACCTACGAATACCCCGAGGGCGCTGACTACGACTACCCCGAGGGTGCCTACGGCGTGATGTCGTGGTGGGACTACGGCCACCTGATAACGACACAGGGCGAACGGATTCCCCACTCGAATCCGTTCCAGCAGAACGCTCGCTCTTCGTCGGCGTTCCTGACCGCCGAATCAGAACAGCGCGGCGAACTGGTCCTCGATGCCATCGCTGCGGGCGAGTCGCCGCGTGGGACCGACGTTCACACGAACGAGGACCTCAAGGCGATGGCCGAAGGCGCGAGCCACGAGGAGATGCGGTACGTGATGATCGACCACGCGATGGCCGGTGGGAAGTTCCCCGCGATCACCCAGTGGACGGGGCCGGACTACACCCACTACATGACGCCGGATGACTATCAGCCGGGACAGCCGATCGCAGCGGACGAACTCGCCGAAACGTTCGGCGAGGTGCCATATTACGATACGATGCTGTCGCAGCTGTACTTCGACGACGCGGCGGGCATGGAACACTACCGTGTCGTCCACGAGAACGAGGAAGCTGGACCGGCGATCTTCGCCAGTTACGCGCAGGTGTACACTGCCGACGCGTTCCCACAGCAGACCGCCCAACAGTTAGAATCGTGGGGGTACGAGGACGGTGACGTGCTCTACGTGAACGAGGGCGAGCCCGCTCCACCGGGCGAAGGCCAGCTTGCCGTCCAGATAAACCAGCGAGTGAACCAGCAACAGCTGTTCCAACTCGAGCAGGGCCCGACCACAGAACTGTTCGATGCGCGAAGCGCTGCCACGGTGAAGACGTTCGAACGTGTCGAGGGGGCGACGCTCACGGGGACCGTCGCGGACGAGGGCGACCTTCTCGAGTCGAACGATACGGTGACCGCCACCGTCGAACTCGAGACCAACGCCGACCGGACGTTCAACTACACGCAGGAAGCCGACCTCGCCGAAGACGGCTCGTTCGAACTGACCGTCCCGTACGCGACGAATGACGAACTCGGCGTCGAGGACGGCTACACGAACAGTAGCGTCGAGGCGGTCGGCGACTACACGCTGACCGTCGGCGAGCCGGGCGAGCAGGGATACGAAGCGCAGACGGCCGTGCCGGAGTCCGACGTGATCGAGGGCGAAGCGATCGACGACATCGAGTTCGAACGGGTCGAACTCGAGGAGACGGACGAGCAAACGGACGACACTACAGCCGACGACGGCACGGCTGCCGAGAACATGGACGACCAAGACGCCGCGACCGACGACGGAACGGCAGCTAACGACACGGCCGAAAACTAA
- the aglG gene encoding glucosyl-dolichyl phosphate glucuronosyltransferase produces the protein MKVSVVICTYAMERYDVFSECVDSVLAQTYEPLEVVIVVDGNDAVFDRVQDDYGDLEDVILHCNDENQGISYSRTRGAELATGNVVAFIDDDAVAEPDWIEELARVYDETDAIAVGGHAKPDWVTEKPEFFPEEFYWLVGCDERGMGEHMEELRNTYGSNISFRRDVFLNVGGYDENTGRKGDRHIQAHEAPVCIRMANKYGKGVIYNTDAVVHHKLFDYRGDFRWLVFRSFWQGYSKRIMDILLPEASGDKNEYLKQLMLEFVPDRLFDLVREPSTAKAKQLVTIFIFTAAVGFGYLYGLIDVDRSELAADHDTVTGR, from the coding sequence ATGAAGGTCTCTGTCGTCATCTGTACCTACGCGATGGAACGCTACGACGTGTTCTCCGAGTGTGTTGACAGCGTACTCGCCCAGACGTACGAGCCACTCGAGGTCGTCATCGTCGTCGACGGGAACGATGCCGTCTTCGATCGCGTCCAGGATGACTACGGCGACCTCGAGGACGTCATCCTCCACTGCAACGACGAGAATCAGGGCATTTCGTACAGCCGAACTCGAGGTGCCGAACTCGCAACCGGCAACGTCGTGGCGTTTATCGACGACGACGCCGTTGCCGAACCCGACTGGATCGAGGAGTTGGCTCGCGTCTACGACGAGACCGACGCAATCGCTGTCGGTGGCCACGCGAAACCCGACTGGGTGACTGAGAAGCCGGAGTTCTTCCCCGAAGAGTTCTACTGGCTGGTCGGCTGTGACGAGCGCGGGATGGGCGAGCACATGGAGGAACTGCGGAACACGTACGGCTCGAACATCTCGTTTCGCCGTGACGTGTTCCTCAACGTCGGCGGCTACGACGAGAATACCGGCCGGAAAGGCGATCGCCACATCCAGGCCCACGAGGCGCCGGTCTGCATTCGAATGGCCAACAAGTACGGCAAGGGTGTGATCTACAACACCGACGCCGTGGTCCATCACAAACTGTTCGACTACCGCGGCGATTTCCGCTGGCTCGTGTTTCGCTCGTTCTGGCAGGGCTACTCCAAACGGATCATGGATATTCTGCTGCCCGAGGCGTCGGGAGACAAGAACGAGTATTTGAAGCAGCTCATGCTCGAGTTCGTCCCCGACCGGCTGTTCGATCTCGTCCGCGAGCCGTCGACGGCGAAGGCGAAACAGCTCGTGACGATCTTCATCTTTACCGCCGCGGTCGGATTCGGCTATCTGTACGGTCTCATCGACGTCGATCGTTCGGAACTTGCTGCGGATCATGACACTGTAACGGGACGCTGA
- a CDS encoding anaerobic glycerol-3-phosphate dehydrogenase subunit C: MSDAEHPTDDGVSSDDEFEPIQVFPEAEEMDLRPGADNCYKCSTCDTNCPVAEVDDEFPGPKFQGPEQWRLKRQDDHDIDDSVMKCSNCMRCDSACPSEVPLSQMHNTARGEYVDEHMNKLSREYIRNRLLANYRRLAPLAATFPRTANFVMGLSVTQWLGEKTLGITSEREFPEFATETFREWWTVRGGNATSKQRAQEARAERGAKVENSDKRIAYFHGCYSNYNTPEVAKALVRVYEHFGYEVMVPDQACSGTPMFANGMLEDARRAAETNVSELADALEAGADIIASCSSCSMSIRQEYPELFDFEGTDDVAANTWDAVEYLRVHEDLEGELEGTSLEDESFAYHAPCHSRNQGLDGQTIEVLGAIDGIDAHDVGDSCSGISGTYGWKEENYETSMKIGEEMFEHMDDAPAETGLTECPTCSMQMEHGTGYEIKHTLEILAAALVGTDLGTDRDGQQAR, from the coding sequence ATGAGCGACGCAGAACACCCTACCGACGACGGCGTATCGAGCGACGACGAGTTCGAACCGATTCAGGTCTTTCCCGAGGCCGAGGAGATGGATCTCCGGCCAGGGGCCGACAACTGTTATAAGTGTTCGACCTGCGACACGAACTGTCCCGTCGCCGAGGTCGACGACGAGTTCCCCGGGCCGAAGTTCCAAGGCCCGGAGCAGTGGCGACTCAAACGACAGGACGACCACGACATCGACGACTCCGTGATGAAGTGTTCGAACTGTATGCGCTGTGATAGCGCCTGCCCCTCCGAGGTGCCGCTCTCGCAGATGCACAACACGGCTCGAGGCGAGTACGTCGACGAGCACATGAACAAACTCTCTCGAGAGTACATCCGTAACCGACTCCTCGCGAACTACCGGCGACTCGCGCCACTGGCCGCGACCTTCCCCCGCACGGCGAACTTCGTGATGGGGCTGTCGGTCACCCAGTGGCTCGGCGAGAAGACGCTGGGCATCACGAGCGAGCGGGAGTTCCCCGAGTTCGCGACCGAGACGTTCCGGGAGTGGTGGACGGTGCGAGGTGGCAACGCCACCTCGAAACAGCGAGCGCAGGAAGCGCGAGCAGAGCGCGGCGCAAAGGTCGAAAACTCCGACAAGCGCATCGCGTACTTCCACGGCTGTTACTCGAACTACAACACCCCCGAGGTCGCGAAGGCGCTCGTCCGCGTCTACGAACACTTCGGCTACGAGGTCATGGTCCCCGATCAGGCCTGTTCGGGCACGCCGATGTTCGCCAACGGCATGCTCGAGGACGCTCGCCGGGCCGCCGAGACGAACGTCAGTGAACTCGCCGATGCACTCGAAGCGGGGGCCGACATCATCGCCTCCTGTAGCTCCTGTTCGATGTCGATTCGCCAGGAGTACCCCGAACTGTTCGACTTCGAGGGGACCGACGACGTCGCCGCGAACACCTGGGACGCCGTCGAATACCTCCGCGTCCACGAGGACCTCGAGGGCGAACTCGAGGGGACTTCCCTCGAGGACGAGTCCTTCGCCTATCACGCACCGTGTCATTCACGTAACCAGGGCCTCGATGGACAAACGATCGAAGTGCTAGGGGCAATCGATGGGATCGACGCACACGACGTCGGCGACTCCTGTTCTGGAATCTCCGGGACGTACGGCTGGAAGGAAGAGAACTACGAGACGTCGATGAAAATCGGCGAGGAGATGTTCGAGCACATGGACGACGCGCCCGCAGAGACCGGCCTGACGGAGTGTCCGACCTGCTCGATGCAGATGGAACACGGCACCGGCTACGAGATCAAACACACCCTCGAGATCCTCGCAGCGGCGCTCGTGGGAACCGATCTCGGAACCGACCGCGACGGCCAGCAGGCGAGGTAA
- a CDS encoding glycosyltransferase, producing MQTVVNQGDKMTEEPTEVSVVIPVYNDPSGITTTLESLLAQSTTHDYRIAVVDNNSTDRTSDVVRSYDDDRLSLCHETEIQSSYAARNTGIRNTDSELLAFVDADMTVPEGWLESALQTFHSTDADYMGCNVELALPENPSLAARYDHHTGFPIQQYLERQQFAPTCCLFVRREVFADVGLFDHRLISGGDKEFGNRVHEAGYDMHFADDVTMSHPTRNTLSELVKKDRRVGRGLCQLQRYHPERYGTPGVPPRPSGIKRPNRDLPRRDRLAFGALSRFLTGVRGLGYYQEYLTGDRDTTRECGIPTLEE from the coding sequence ATGCAAACAGTCGTCAATCAGGGCGACAAAATGACCGAAGAACCAACAGAAGTGTCTGTTGTAATACCGGTCTACAACGACCCTAGCGGAATTACTACCACTCTCGAGTCCCTCCTTGCCCAATCAACCACTCACGACTACCGAATCGCCGTCGTCGACAACAACTCCACCGACCGAACCTCTGATGTCGTCCGATCCTACGACGACGACAGACTCTCACTCTGTCACGAAACCGAGATTCAGTCCTCCTACGCCGCTCGCAACACTGGCATCCGCAACACCGACAGCGAACTTCTGGCCTTCGTCGACGCCGATATGACGGTTCCCGAGGGCTGGCTCGAGTCCGCCCTCCAGACGTTCCACTCAACGGATGCCGACTACATGGGTTGCAACGTCGAACTCGCCCTGCCCGAGAACCCGTCACTGGCAGCCCGCTACGACCATCACACTGGCTTTCCCATTCAGCAGTACCTCGAGCGCCAGCAGTTCGCGCCGACTTGCTGTCTGTTCGTCCGCCGCGAGGTCTTTGCGGACGTGGGGCTGTTCGACCACCGCCTGATTTCGGGCGGCGACAAGGAGTTCGGTAACCGGGTTCACGAAGCGGGCTACGACATGCACTTCGCCGATGACGTCACGATGTCCCACCCGACCAGAAACACCCTCTCCGAGCTCGTGAAAAAAGACCGCCGCGTCGGTCGCGGGCTCTGCCAACTACAGCGCTATCATCCCGAGCGCTACGGCACTCCCGGCGTTCCGCCACGACCGAGCGGGATTAAACGTCCCAACCGCGACCTGCCGCGGCGAGACCGACTCGCGTTCGGCGCACTCTCGAGATTTCTCACTGGTGTCCGTGGCCTCGGCTACTATCAGGAGTATCTCACCGGCGACCGCGACACGACACGCGAGTGCGGTATCCCGACACTCGAGGAGTAA